Proteins found in one Streptomyces pactum genomic segment:
- a CDS encoding helix-turn-helix domain-containing protein, with the protein MDARLADRLARLRAARGWSLEELAQRTGISRSTLSRLERAEISPTAALLNRLCAAHGRTMSRLLAEVESEPPQMIRADGQTVWHDAASGFERRSVSPPHPGLRGEVVEGLLRPGADISYDGPPVPGLEQHIWVLAGELEVTVDGDAHRVGAGDCLRFRLWGPSRFRCPGPAPARYALLIVLP; encoded by the coding sequence ATGGACGCGCGGCTGGCGGACCGGCTCGCCCGGCTGCGGGCGGCCCGCGGCTGGTCACTGGAGGAGCTGGCACAGCGCACCGGCATCAGCCGCTCGACGCTGTCCCGCCTGGAGCGCGCCGAGATCAGCCCGACCGCGGCGCTGCTCAACCGGCTCTGCGCGGCACACGGGCGGACGATGTCCCGCCTGCTGGCCGAGGTGGAGTCCGAGCCCCCGCAGATGATCCGGGCGGACGGTCAGACCGTGTGGCACGACGCCGCGTCCGGGTTCGAACGGCGTTCGGTGTCACCGCCGCACCCCGGGCTGCGGGGCGAGGTGGTGGAGGGTCTCCTGCGGCCCGGCGCGGACATCTCCTACGACGGCCCACCGGTGCCCGGTCTGGAGCAACACATCTGGGTACTGGCGGGCGAGTTGGAGGTGACCGTGGACGGGGACGCGCACCGGGTGGGGGCCGGCGACTGCCTGCGGTTCCGGCTGTGGGGGCCGTCGCGGTTCCGCTGCCCGGGCCCGGCGCCGGCCCGTTACGCCCTGCTGATCGTGCTGCCCTGA
- a CDS encoding peptidylprolyl isomerase encodes MVDVLLTTSLGEIQVSLDEEKAPVTVRNFLSYVDSGFYDGTIFHRVIPGFMAQCGGFTEDMQQKKTNEPIRNEADNGLLNTRGTLAMARTAAVHSATAQFFINVADNDFLNHGTRDFGYAVFGKVVRGMDVVDQIVSVKTSVSRGMQDVPVTPVVITSARRV; translated from the coding sequence ATGGTAGATGTCCTGCTGACGACCAGCCTCGGCGAGATCCAGGTGAGCCTCGACGAGGAGAAGGCTCCCGTCACGGTGCGCAACTTCCTCTCGTACGTGGACAGCGGCTTCTACGACGGCACCATCTTCCACCGCGTGATCCCCGGTTTCATGGCCCAGTGCGGCGGCTTCACCGAGGACATGCAGCAGAAGAAGACCAACGAGCCGATCCGCAACGAGGCCGACAACGGGCTGCTCAACACCCGTGGCACGCTCGCCATGGCCCGTACCGCCGCGGTGCACTCGGCCACCGCCCAGTTCTTCATCAACGTCGCCGACAACGACTTCCTCAACCACGGGACGCGGGACTTCGGTTACGCGGTCTTCGGCAAGGTCGTGCGCGGCATGGACGTGGTGGACCAGATCGTGAGCGTCAAGACCTCGGTCAGCCGCGGCATGCAGGACGTGCCGGTCACCCCGGTCGTCATCACCTCCGCGCGCCGGGTCTGA
- a CDS encoding GNAT family N-acetyltransferase: MDTTLTITRLSPDDFPAEVPGLARLLADVVTDGSSLGFVAPFGPPEAAAWWHARRPAVADGSLTVWVAHGPRGVSGTVSLARESKANGRHRAEVVKLMVHRDARGKGLGRALLATAEEAAARAGATLLLLDTETGSAAESLYRAAGWTRYGIVPDYAADPRGTLRDCSFFYKRLG, translated from the coding sequence GTGGACACCACCCTCACCATCACCCGTCTGTCCCCCGACGACTTCCCCGCGGAAGTACCGGGCCTGGCCCGGCTCCTCGCCGATGTGGTGACCGACGGCTCCTCACTGGGCTTCGTCGCCCCGTTCGGCCCGCCGGAGGCGGCGGCCTGGTGGCACGCCCGGCGGCCCGCCGTCGCCGACGGCAGTCTCACCGTATGGGTGGCCCACGGACCCCGGGGCGTCAGCGGCACCGTGAGCCTGGCCCGGGAGTCCAAGGCCAACGGCCGGCACCGCGCCGAGGTCGTCAAGCTCATGGTGCACCGCGACGCCCGCGGCAAGGGCCTGGGCCGGGCGCTGCTCGCCACCGCCGAAGAGGCCGCCGCCCGGGCCGGTGCCACCTTGCTGCTGCTGGACACCGAGACGGGCAGCGCCGCGGAGAGCCTGTACCGCGCGGCCGGCTGGACCCGGTACGGGATCGTGCCGGACTACGCGGCCGACCCCCGGGGCACGCTGCGGGACTGCAGCTTCTTCTACAAGCGCCTCGGCTGA
- a CDS encoding VOC family protein has product MFAELQCVVLDCPDPARLARFYRAMLGGAVDRPDPRWEVNQDWSTLHLPNGTVLAFQRVADHRPPRWPDPAHPQQFHLDFAVADLERADEQALALGATVLHDGDGRSWRVYADPAGHPFCLVRHSAPDAPEG; this is encoded by the coding sequence ATGTTCGCCGAACTGCAGTGCGTCGTTCTGGACTGCCCCGACCCGGCCCGACTGGCCCGCTTCTACCGAGCGATGCTCGGCGGCGCCGTGGACCGCCCCGATCCCCGCTGGGAGGTGAACCAGGACTGGTCCACCCTCCACCTGCCGAACGGGACGGTGCTCGCCTTCCAGCGGGTCGCCGACCACCGGCCGCCCCGCTGGCCGGACCCGGCCCACCCCCAGCAGTTCCATCTCGACTTCGCGGTGGCGGACCTGGAGCGGGCCGACGAACAGGCGCTCGCCCTCGGTGCCACGGTGCTCCACGACGGCGACGGACGGAGCTGGCGCGTCTACGCCGACCCGGCGGGCCACCCGTTCTGCCTCGTCCGGCATTCCGCCCCGGATGCCCCCGAGGGCTGA
- a CDS encoding glycosyltransferase family 2 protein, producing MPSRSTRAPAAHPAPTARTVATGTPPRVSVIVPAYNAMPELTRCITSAMEQTLGLDRMEIIAIDDGSTDGTGAELDRLAAGCPALRVVHQPNSGGAGGPRNTGLDLARGDFVFFLDSDDYLGPDALRRMVAMADENGTDVVLGRMVSVGGRAVPTAVFRHNQPRTDIFSSAAYRTLGPWKMFRRSLIERLGLRFPPYRNCEDKPFTAAAYLNADGISVVADYDCYYVRDRENGNNLTRVAAGLAHRMDGSRLCFETVARHLEPGPRRDRIMRRHVEWELCGPLRGLLAREDEREARERFYPEFRHWARTWATDDICRQLEARDRLLIHLLRADRFDDLMTVIRRAREDERRGLLVDKGRVYWLHPLFRDPAAGVPDACFDVTDRLPVHHGFGTARWRDGGVLRVTGHARLGDIPAVDPRTEVILRERDAGRPDIRLPATPAPPGGDDGHRAGGFTLDIDPATADGGAPLSAGIWDLFLDVRDQGVSRTVRFRRAETDPDGRRTPPPPVTFGPGPDGEPLRATPFFTPYGNVSLRIGPCPRLPAGPPPGRVTGVTWDPAGRATLVVTGQLTGPAAPPPDPAAGGARGAGAGGAGPATGGAVRLRVRDGGTGAVHELPVCPAPDGPPGGFTARLPLPALGPGRWTVTLTTSDGSGPPRAIPVPCPKGLRGARWFRLGRPYCVRPLACGPDRTLTLRVAPLDLRRGARRRLARLLRG from the coding sequence ATGCCTTCCCGCAGCACCCGGGCGCCCGCGGCCCACCCCGCGCCCACCGCCCGCACCGTGGCCACCGGCACCCCGCCGCGCGTCAGCGTGATCGTGCCCGCGTACAACGCGATGCCGGAGCTCACCCGCTGCATCACCTCCGCGATGGAGCAGACCCTCGGCCTGGACCGGATGGAGATCATCGCGATCGACGACGGGTCCACCGACGGCACGGGGGCGGAGCTGGACCGGCTCGCCGCCGGCTGCCCGGCGCTGCGCGTCGTCCACCAGCCCAACTCCGGCGGCGCCGGCGGCCCCCGCAACACCGGACTGGACCTGGCCCGCGGCGACTTCGTCTTCTTCCTCGACTCCGACGACTACCTGGGCCCGGACGCGCTGCGCCGGATGGTCGCCATGGCCGACGAGAACGGCACCGACGTGGTGCTGGGCAGGATGGTCTCGGTCGGCGGACGCGCCGTGCCCACCGCCGTCTTCCGGCACAACCAGCCGCGCACCGACATCTTCTCCTCCGCGGCCTACCGCACCCTCGGCCCGTGGAAGATGTTCCGCCGCTCCCTGATCGAACGGCTCGGGCTGCGTTTCCCGCCCTACCGCAACTGCGAGGACAAACCCTTCACCGCGGCCGCCTACCTCAACGCCGACGGCATATCCGTGGTCGCCGACTACGACTGCTACTACGTGCGCGACCGGGAGAACGGCAACAATCTCACCCGGGTCGCCGCCGGGCTCGCCCACCGCATGGACGGCAGCCGCCTGTGCTTCGAGACCGTCGCCCGCCACCTGGAGCCCGGCCCGCGCCGCGACCGCATCATGCGCCGCCACGTCGAGTGGGAGCTGTGCGGGCCGCTGCGCGGACTGCTCGCCCGGGAGGACGAGCGGGAGGCCCGCGAACGCTTCTACCCCGAGTTCCGGCACTGGGCCCGCACCTGGGCCACCGACGACATCTGCCGGCAACTGGAGGCCCGCGACCGGCTGCTGATCCACCTGCTGCGCGCCGACCGCTTCGACGACCTGATGACCGTGATACGCCGGGCCCGGGAGGACGAGCGGCGCGGCCTCCTGGTCGACAAGGGCCGGGTCTACTGGCTCCACCCGCTCTTCCGCGACCCGGCGGCCGGCGTCCCCGACGCCTGCTTCGACGTCACCGACCGGCTCCCGGTCCACCACGGCTTCGGCACCGCCCGCTGGCGGGACGGCGGCGTCCTGCGGGTGACCGGCCACGCACGCCTCGGCGACATCCCGGCGGTGGACCCGCGCACCGAGGTGATCCTGCGCGAACGGGACGCCGGCCGGCCCGACATCCGGCTCCCCGCCACCCCCGCGCCGCCCGGCGGGGACGACGGCCACCGGGCGGGGGGCTTCACGCTCGACATCGACCCGGCCACCGCGGACGGCGGCGCGCCGCTGTCCGCCGGCATCTGGGACCTCTTCCTCGACGTACGGGACCAGGGCGTCAGCCGCACCGTGCGCTTCCGCCGGGCGGAGACCGACCCCGACGGCCGGCGCACCCCGCCGCCCCCGGTCACCTTCGGCCCCGGCCCGGACGGCGAACCCCTCCGGGCCACCCCCTTCTTCACCCCCTACGGGAACGTCTCGCTGCGCATCGGCCCCTGCCCCCGGCTGCCGGCCGGCCCGCCCCCCGGCCGGGTCACCGGCGTCACCTGGGACCCGGCCGGGCGCGCCACCCTGGTCGTCACCGGACAGCTGACCGGCCCCGCCGCACCCCCGCCCGACCCGGCGGCCGGTGGGGCCCGTGGGGCCGGTGCCGGGGGCGCGGGGCCCGCCACCGGCGGAGCCGTACGTCTCCGGGTGCGCGACGGCGGGACGGGCGCGGTCCACGAGCTGCCGGTGTGCCCGGCGCCGGACGGCCCGCCCGGCGGGTTCACCGCCCGGCTGCCGCTGCCCGCGCTGGGACCGGGCCGATGGACCGTCACCCTGACGACGAGCGACGGCTCCGGGCCGCCCCGCGCCATTCCGGTGCCGTGCCCCAAAGGGCTCCGCGGCGCCCGGTGGTTCCGCCTCGGCCGCCCCTACTGCGTCCGGCCGCTGGCCTGCGGCCCGGACCGAACCCTGACCCTCCGGGTCGCCCCGCTCGACCTCCGGCGAGGAGCCCGAAGACGGCTGGCCCGGCTGCTGCGCGGCTGA